One window of the Sulfitobacter alexandrii genome contains the following:
- a CDS encoding MBL fold metallo-hydrolase → MQIEFVNHASVLMTHGQVALLSDPWYNGPAFHKGWRLLVETPDDRIRELLSRVTHIWISHEHPDHFSVGFFKRWGDMIRQRGIKLLFQDIDDQRVAYFLRAEGFDLTELTFGKSYELGKDVSVTCFKDEFYDSALSVRMGDTHVLNLNDCAVRTIARAEEVRAAVGTCDILLTQFSYAAWKGGRENRDWREAAAQEKLNNIKIQAEVLEPKTVIPFASFVSFAHERNAYLNDAANRPEDVIEAFLEAPFDLCVMQPGDVTDGRVRPGQNAAAVAYWAAQYDRAGQDLMTYDTVDEDTLRASFAKWRERVFANNSRAAMRLAQVASPIRVLQPVVVHLDDTGQSWRIDPPRGTLDKTDDPADLTMHSESLNFLFSNSFGFDTLGVNGTFEEAREGGFSRAARSISIENLNNLGIRFGPGLFLNPKIVGIFLDRLRGVSARMKRKTA, encoded by the coding sequence ATGCAGATCGAATTCGTCAACCACGCCTCGGTCCTGATGACCCATGGTCAGGTCGCCCTGCTGTCCGACCCGTGGTACAACGGCCCGGCCTTTCACAAGGGCTGGCGGCTGCTGGTCGAAACACCCGACGATCGCATCAGGGAACTGCTGTCGCGGGTCACGCATATCTGGATCAGCCACGAACATCCCGATCACTTCTCGGTCGGCTTTTTCAAGCGATGGGGCGATATGATCCGCCAGCGCGGCATCAAGCTGCTGTTTCAGGACATCGACGACCAGCGCGTGGCCTATTTCCTCCGCGCCGAAGGATTCGACCTGACAGAGCTGACCTTTGGCAAATCCTACGAGTTGGGCAAAGACGTATCGGTGACCTGTTTCAAGGACGAATTCTACGACTCGGCGCTTTCGGTGCGGATGGGGGATACCCACGTTCTGAACCTCAACGATTGCGCGGTGCGAACGATCGCGCGCGCCGAAGAGGTGCGTGCAGCGGTCGGAACATGCGACATCCTGCTGACCCAGTTCAGCTATGCAGCCTGGAAAGGCGGGCGCGAGAACCGCGACTGGCGCGAGGCGGCAGCGCAGGAAAAGCTGAACAATATCAAGATACAGGCGGAAGTTCTTGAACCCAAAACCGTCATCCCCTTCGCGAGTTTCGTCAGCTTCGCCCACGAACGCAACGCCTATCTGAACGACGCGGCGAACCGCCCGGAAGACGTGATCGAGGCCTTCCTCGAAGCGCCATTCGATCTGTGCGTCATGCAACCCGGCGACGTGACGGACGGCCGCGTGCGTCCCGGCCAGAACGCGGCCGCCGTCGCGTACTGGGCGGCGCAGTACGACCGTGCGGGCCAGGACCTCATGACCTACGACACGGTGGACGAGGATACCCTGCGCGCCAGTTTCGCCAAATGGCGCGAGAGGGTATTCGCCAACAACTCGCGGGCCGCCATGCGGCTGGCACAGGTCGCTTCGCCGATCCGCGTGCTGCAGCCGGTGGTCGTGCACCTCGACGATACCGGGCAAAGCTGGCGCATCGACCCGCCGCGCGGCACGCTCGACAAGACCGACGATCCCGCAGACCTGACGATGCATTCGGAAAGCCTGAACTTCCTGTTCTCGAATTCCTTCGGCTTCGATACGCTGGGCGTCAACGGCACCTTCGAGGAAGCGCGCGAGGGTGGATTCTCCCGCGCCGCACGATCCATTTCGATCGAAAACCTGAACAACCTCGGCATCCGTTTCGGCCCCGGCCTGTTCCTGAACCCCAAGATCGTGGGGATTTTCCTCGACCGCCTGCGCGGTGTAAGCGCCCGGATGAAGCGCAAGACCGCGTGA
- the alr gene encoding alanine racemase has product MSSPTLTIDLPAIAANWRALDALSTCETGAVIKADAYGLGVARVAPVLADAGARTFFVHSAEEGVTLRRVIGPGPAINVFSGHMPGDADMIREGNLVPMINSVDQLLIHVEALPGHPFGLQLDSGMNRLGMEPAEWAALRDIALAQKPTLIMSHLACADEPDNPMNAMQLQNFTDMTEGLDVPRSMAATGGTILGPAFHFDMTRPGIGLYGGLPFVDATPVVTLDLPVVQVRDIAAGETVGYGMTFTAPAPMRIATVSGGYADGLIRAMGNVATLTHDGHKLPLAGRVSMDMLTVDVTALDEVPEHLQLIGLHQSIDTVAGFAGTIGYEVLTSLGPRYDRVYLR; this is encoded by the coding sequence ATGAGCTCACCGACCCTCACCATCGACCTGCCCGCCATCGCCGCCAACTGGCGCGCGCTCGACGCCCTGTCCACCTGCGAGACGGGCGCGGTCATCAAGGCGGATGCCTACGGCCTCGGGGTGGCGCGGGTGGCACCGGTACTGGCCGACGCCGGGGCGCGGACCTTCTTCGTGCATTCCGCCGAAGAGGGCGTGACCCTGCGCCGGGTGATCGGCCCCGGTCCCGCGATCAACGTCTTTTCCGGCCACATGCCGGGCGACGCCGACATGATCCGCGAGGGCAACCTCGTGCCGATGATCAACTCCGTCGATCAGCTGCTGATCCACGTGGAGGCCTTGCCGGGCCATCCCTTCGGCCTGCAACTCGACAGCGGCATGAACCGGCTGGGAATGGAACCGGCGGAATGGGCCGCCCTGCGCGACATCGCGCTGGCACAGAAGCCCACGCTCATCATGTCGCATCTCGCCTGCGCCGACGAGCCGGACAATCCGATGAACGCGATGCAGCTGCAGAACTTCACCGACATGACCGAGGGGCTGGACGTGCCGCGTTCCATGGCCGCGACGGGCGGCACGATCCTCGGCCCGGCATTCCACTTCGACATGACCCGCCCCGGCATCGGTCTTTATGGCGGCCTGCCTTTCGTCGATGCAACACCTGTGGTCACGCTGGACCTGCCGGTGGTGCAGGTGCGCGACATCGCGGCCGGGGAAACCGTGGGCTACGGAATGACCTTTACCGCCCCCGCACCGATGCGGATCGCCACGGTCAGCGGCGGCTATGCCGATGGCCTGATCCGCGCGATGGGCAATGTCGCCACCCTCACCCATGACGGGCACAAGTTGCCGCTGGCGGGCCGCGTGTCGATGGACATGCTCACCGTCGATGTGACCGCGCTGGACGAGGTCCCGGAACACCTGCAACTGATCGGTCTTCACCAGTCGATCGACACCGTCGCCGGTTTCGCCGGAACAATCGGCTACGAGGTTCTGACATCGCTCGGCCCCCGGTACGACAGGGTCTACCTGCGCTGA
- a CDS encoding DNA repair protein has translation MQRLALAVFLLAALALLGATLMAAFGQWSWISMTVFFQGEPVPEAGMYAQIGLTVLAVGLCFFLPSNRRIMQLENSHRSFSIGMRDVAQAYHVVHAADRAQTFKMSSEFDAVRERLAYLRDHPDLSTLEPSLLEVAAQMSHISRELAQVYADEKIARARSFLEQRQQEIELFNSRLEQAKSISTELKHWVHEVELEESVAAAQLDRLRAEMQEIMPELGLEKTVRTDPTAIDNTIVDLQPKAAE, from the coding sequence ATGCAGCGCCTCGCGTTGGCAGTCTTCCTGCTGGCCGCACTCGCGCTGTTGGGCGCCACGCTGATGGCTGCATTCGGCCAGTGGTCGTGGATCAGCATGACCGTTTTCTTTCAGGGCGAGCCCGTCCCCGAAGCCGGAATGTACGCGCAGATCGGCCTGACGGTTCTTGCCGTGGGCCTGTGTTTCTTCCTGCCGTCGAACCGCCGCATCATGCAGCTCGAGAATTCGCATCGCTCGTTTTCCATCGGGATGCGTGACGTCGCCCAGGCCTATCACGTCGTACACGCCGCGGACCGCGCCCAGACCTTCAAGATGAGTTCGGAGTTCGACGCCGTCCGCGAACGCCTGGCCTACCTGCGCGATCACCCGGATCTCTCGACGCTCGAGCCGAGCCTGCTGGAGGTCGCGGCGCAGATGAGCCATATCAGCCGTGAACTGGCGCAGGTCTATGCCGACGAGAAGATCGCCCGCGCGCGCAGCTTCCTCGAGCAGCGCCAGCAGGAAATCGAACTCTTCAACAGCAGGCTGGAACAGGCCAAGAGCATCTCCACGGAACTGAAGCACTGGGTTCACGAGGTGGAGCTGGAAGAGAGCGTGGCGGCAGCGCAGCTGGACCGCCTGCGCGCCGAAATGCAGGAGATCATGCCGGAGCTGGGCCTTGAGAAGACCGTCCGCACGGATCCGACGGCGATCGACAACACCATCGTCGACCTGCAGCCGAAAGCGGCCGAATAA
- a CDS encoding paraquat-inducible protein A produces the protein MLRAANLTLLVLYPIAWTAPLMRAGLLPIFGMDEISVLTGLASLWTTDIPLALLVTFLALFAPYLKTIGLALIHFRLLSHRALPALQLLGKLAMADVFLIALYVTLAKGIGVGRVETAWGLYLFTGCVIGSILIGLRTEQSRSGARD, from the coding sequence ATGCTCAGGGCGGCGAACCTGACGCTGCTGGTGCTCTATCCCATCGCCTGGACCGCGCCGCTGATGCGCGCAGGACTGCTGCCGATCTTCGGGATGGACGAGATTTCGGTCTTGACGGGTCTGGCATCGCTTTGGACCACGGACATCCCGCTGGCGCTTCTCGTCACTTTCCTTGCCCTCTTCGCGCCGTATCTGAAGACGATCGGGCTTGCGCTGATCCACTTCCGCCTGCTCAGTCATCGCGCCTTGCCGGCCCTGCAATTGCTGGGAAAACTGGCGATGGCGGACGTGTTCCTCATCGCGCTTTACGTCACTTTGGCCAAGGGAATCGGCGTCGGCCGCGTCGAAACGGCATGGGGTCTTTACCTGTTTACTGGCTGCGTGATCGGTTCTATTTTGATCGGCCTGCGCACTGAACAATCCCGCTCGGGCGCGCGGGATTGA
- a CDS encoding peptide chain release factor 3, producing the protein MLDSPKNRPELPPEIARRRTFAIISHPDAGKTTLTEKFLLFGGAIQMAGQVRAKGEARRTRSDFMAMEKDRGISVSASAMSFDFRGKDRTYRFNLVDTPGHSDFSEDTYRTLTAVDAAVMVIDGAKGVESQTQKLFEVCRMRDLPILTFCNKMDRESRDVFEIIDEIQENLAIDVTPASWPIGQGRDFIGCYDILRDRLELMDRADRNRVAESISIEGLDDPKLAEHVPADLLEKLREDLEMVRELMPSLDPALMAEGSLTPIWFGSAINSFGVKELMDGIATYGPEPQIQSAEPRQILPEEKNVSGFVFKVQANMDPKHRDRVAFVRLASGHFTRGMKLTHVRSKKPMSITNPVMFLASDRELAEEAWAGDIIGIPNHGQLRIGDTLTEGEQIKVTGIPSFAPELLQGVRAGDPMKAKHLEKALMQFAEEGAAKVFKPAIGSGFVVGVVGQLQFEVLASRIELEYGLPVRFEASQFTSARWVNGPKQAVDKFTEANKQHIAHDHDGDIVYLTRLQWDIDRVERDYPDVRLTATKEMMV; encoded by the coding sequence ATGTTGGACAGCCCCAAGAACCGCCCCGAACTGCCGCCCGAAATCGCGCGGCGCCGCACCTTTGCGATCATCTCGCACCCGGATGCGGGCAAGACCACGCTGACGGAAAAGTTCCTGCTGTTCGGCGGCGCCATCCAGATGGCCGGGCAGGTCCGGGCCAAGGGCGAGGCACGGCGCACGCGGTCGGACTTCATGGCGATGGAAAAGGACCGCGGGATTTCCGTTTCCGCCTCGGCCATGTCCTTCGACTTCCGCGGAAAGGACCGCACCTATCGCTTCAATCTGGTGGATACGCCGGGCCACTCGGACTTTTCCGAGGACACCTATCGCACGCTGACGGCGGTGGATGCGGCGGTTATGGTCATCGACGGCGCCAAGGGCGTCGAGAGCCAGACACAGAAGCTGTTCGAAGTCTGCCGGATGCGCGACCTCCCGATCCTGACCTTCTGCAACAAGATGGACCGTGAATCGCGCGACGTGTTCGAAATCATCGACGAGATCCAGGAAAATCTCGCCATCGACGTGACACCGGCCAGCTGGCCCATCGGCCAGGGCCGGGACTTTATCGGGTGCTACGACATCCTGCGCGACCGGCTGGAGCTGATGGACCGCGCCGACCGCAACCGCGTGGCTGAAAGCATCAGCATCGAAGGTCTGGACGACCCTAAGCTGGCCGAGCATGTGCCGGCTGACCTGCTGGAAAAACTGCGCGAAGACCTCGAGATGGTCCGCGAACTGATGCCGTCCCTCGACCCGGCACTCATGGCCGAGGGGTCGCTCACGCCGATCTGGTTCGGCAGCGCCATCAATTCCTTCGGCGTCAAGGAACTGATGGACGGCATCGCCACCTACGGACCGGAGCCGCAGATCCAGTCCGCCGAACCGCGCCAGATCCTCCCCGAGGAAAAGAACGTCTCCGGCTTCGTTTTCAAGGTTCAAGCGAACATGGACCCCAAGCACCGCGACCGGGTCGCCTTTGTCCGGCTCGCGTCGGGGCATTTCACCCGCGGCATGAAGCTCACGCACGTGCGCAGCAAGAAGCCCATGTCGATCACCAACCCGGTCATGTTCCTCGCCTCCGACCGGGAACTGGCCGAAGAGGCATGGGCCGGTGACATCATCGGCATTCCGAACCACGGCCAGTTGCGCATCGGCGACACGCTGACCGAAGGCGAGCAGATCAAAGTCACGGGCATTCCCTCCTTCGCGCCCGAACTGCTGCAGGGGGTGCGCGCGGGCGACCCGATGAAGGCCAAGCATCTGGAGAAGGCGCTGATGCAATTCGCCGAGGAAGGCGCGGCCAAGGTCTTCAAGCCCGCGATCGGGTCGGGCTTCGTCGTCGGGGTCGTCGGGCAACTGCAGTTCGAGGTTCTGGCGAGCCGGATCGAACTGGAGTACGGGCTGCCGGTCCGTTTCGAAGCCTCGCAATTCACATCGGCCCGCTGGGTCAACGGCCCCAAGCAGGCCGTGGACAAGTTCACCGAGGCCAACAAGCAGCACATCGCCCATGACCACGAC